In the Carassius gibelio isolate Cgi1373 ecotype wild population from Czech Republic chromosome B24, carGib1.2-hapl.c, whole genome shotgun sequence genome, one interval contains:
- the LOC128012960 gene encoding uncharacterized protein LOC128012960 encodes MASLEQRLKNIDKIISQSSEIGRHVPARYNINPGADLHDKSKPYRQKTFGERNDNNKPHKTILLVGETGTGKTTLINVMINYMLGVKREDKVWFEITDELTSEQMSDELLVQSQTSRLTIYGFYLQESPIDLTIIDTPGYGDTRDINNDKEIAMSLLNLSRCDNSISEIHAVCLVINSTQNRLSHRQIYIFDAVQSLFGNDIAENIVLLFTHSAGQSPKNALMAVKVAKLKCAENDKNQPVYYLFDNCQSESAEEEDEMIQKLSWDRSYKGMENFFKFVENIKPKTLLMTREVLQQRNQFEAKILNLRSRVQEVEQKHNELKQTKEALKKNEEYVKDEKNFEYEVEVQYKERVDIDPKRWRLTKKATCCTVCEENCHYPGCWWAKDLSWCSMMKDEHCTVCSNKCHYSKHVKEAKIYESKTKKEKRTYEDLKKKYNVKIYDTVSVATKLEEKLKELEKEKIKMVIEAFHCVETLELIALNTDSLHTLQHIDALIEKLKEINEPEKAKTLEDIKKRAGEEKQGALGYIKCLLRKK; translated from the coding sequence ATGGCCAGCTTGGAACAAAGACTGAAGAATATTGATAAAATCATCAGTCAGAGTAGTGAAATTGGACGTCATGTTCCTGCTCGATATAATATAAATCCAGGAGCAGACCTTCATGATAAATCTAAGCCATATAGACAAAAGACCTTCGGGGAGAGAAACGACAACAATAAACCTCATAAAACCATTCTGCTGGTGGGagaaacaggaacaggaaaaacAACCCTGATCAATGTGATGATCAACTACATGTTGGGTGTGAAGAGAGAAGACAAAGTTTGGTTTGAGATCACTGATGAGCTTACGTCTGAACAGATGAGTGATGAGCTCTTAGTTCAAAGTCAGACCTCCAGACTCACTATTTATGGGTTTTATCTACAGGAGAGTCCAATCGATTTAACAATCATTGACACACCAGGATATGGAGACACTCGTGATATTAATAATGACAAAGAGATCGCAATGAGTTTGCTTAATTTAAGCAGATGTGATAACAGTATCAGTGAAATACATGCAGTGTGTCTTGTGATTAATTCAACCCAAAATCGACTCTCTCACAGACAGATCTACATATTTGATGCTGTTCAGTCTTTATTTGGGAATGATATTGCTGAAAACATTGTCTTGCTCTTCACACACTCAGCTGGACAGTCACCTAAAAATGCTCTGATGGCTGTTAAAGTGGCAAAACTCAAGTGTGCAGAAAATGACAAGAATCAGCCCGTGTATTACCTGTTTGACAACTGTCAGTCAGAATCTGCTGAAGAAGAAGATGAAATGATACAAAAACTATCATGGGATCGCAGCTATAAAGGAATGGAaaattttttcaagtttgttgaaAACATAAAACCAAAAACTTTACTGATGACTCGAGAAGTGTTACAACAACGAAATCAGTTTGAAGCAAAAATTTTAAATTTACGCTCACGTGTTCAAGAGGTAGAACAAAAGCACAATGAGCTTAAACAGACCAAAGAAGCTCTGAAGAAAAACGAGGAATATGTTAAGGACGAAAAAAACTTTGAGTATGAAGTTGAAGTGCAGTACAAAGAAAGAGTTGATATTGATCCAAAAAGGTGGCGCTTGACTAAAAAGGCAACATGCTGCACAGTTTGTGAGGAGAACTGTCATTATCCAGGATGCTGGTGGGCCAAAGATCTCTCATGGTGCAGCATGATGAAAGATGAGCACTGTACAGTGTGCTCAAATAAATGCCACTACAGCAAACATGTCAAAGAAGCAAAAATATATGAGTCAAAGACAAAGAAGGAGAAGAGGACATATGAAGATTTAAAGAAGAAATATAATGTCAAAATTTATGACACTGTATCTGTGGCCACAAAGTTGGAAGAAAAACTGAAAGAattagagaaagagaaaataaagatGGTGATTGAAGCTTTTCACTGTGTGGAAACACTGGAGTTGATCGCACTCAACACTGATTCACTGCACACACTTCAGCACATTGATGCTCTGATTGAGAAGCTGAAAGAAATAAATGAGCCTGAAAAGGCCAAAACACTGGAGGACATCAAGAAGAGAGCAGGAGAAGAAAAACAAGGAGCACTGGGatacataaaatgtttattaagaaaaaaataa